In one window of Gemmatimonadota bacterium DNA:
- a CDS encoding ABC transporter permease — translation MVLRDLRVLRRGFLPLMTRTVMNPLLFVFVFTYVFPHIGQGFQGGAAGVNYATVVVPGLVAVGMVFTGISSVALPLSMELGATREIEDRVLAPVPVELVAIQKLVMGAVQGVIAGLVVFPLVAFIPATPVALHVTSWPLLVAVVLLASLTAGALGLALGTIVRPQQIGLMFAVVVVPITFLGCVYYPWATLRPLRWLQVAVLVNPLVYMSEGLRAALTPELPHMPPWAFLGALGFATLALGAVGVRAFVRRTIS, via the coding sequence ATGGTATTGCGCGACCTCCGGGTGCTGCGCCGCGGCTTCCTGCCGCTCATGACCCGCACGGTGATGAACCCGCTGCTGTTCGTCTTCGTGTTCACCTACGTCTTCCCCCACATCGGCCAGGGCTTCCAGGGGGGGGCGGCGGGGGTGAACTACGCCACCGTGGTGGTGCCTGGCCTGGTGGCGGTGGGGATGGTGTTCACCGGCATCTCGAGCGTGGCACTCCCGCTCTCGATGGAGCTCGGCGCCACCCGCGAGATCGAGGACCGGGTCCTCGCCCCGGTGCCGGTGGAGCTGGTGGCCATCCAGAAGCTGGTCATGGGCGCCGTCCAGGGCGTGATCGCCGGGCTCGTGGTCTTCCCGCTCGTGGCGTTCATCCCCGCCACCCCCGTGGCGCTGCACGTGACCAGCTGGCCGCTGCTGGTGGCGGTGGTGCTGCTCGCCAGCCTCACCGCCGGGGCGCTCGGGCTGGCGCTGGGCACCATCGTCCGGCCCCAGCAGATCGGCCTCATGTTCGCCGTGGTGGTGGTGCCGATCACCTTCCTGGGGTGCGTCTATTACCCGTGGGCCACGCTGCGCCCGCTGCGCTGGCTGCAGGTGGCGGTCCTGGTCAACCCGCTGGTCTACATGAGCGAGGGACTGCGCGCCGCGCTGACGCCCGAGCTGCCCCACATGCCGCCGTGGGCCTTCCTGGGCGCGCTGGGCTTCGCCACGCTCGCGCTGGGCGCCGTCGGCGTGCGGGCCTTCGTGCGGCGGACCATCAGCTAG
- a CDS encoding PspA/IM30 family protein, whose amino-acid sequence MGIFDRLSTLIRSNLNDLISRAENPEKMLNQLIADMKGQLAKAKQQVASAIADEKKLQADAEAMRKQAEDWERRAMLAVQEGRDDLAKQALLRYNEAMQGAQQLHETWVKHKAETENLKASLRGLNDKIEEAKRKKNILIARARRAEAQQRIQETMSGMSDKSAFESFERMTEKIEQQERKAIAAAELQNEFEGDQLLQQFQALEYKGAPDQQLLELKAKMGMLGAGSGGPAKQLGKGAGEAVEAELVDDEDEKK is encoded by the coding sequence ATGGGGATCTTTGACCGTCTGTCCACGCTGATCCGGTCGAACCTCAACGACCTCATCTCGCGGGCCGAGAACCCGGAGAAGATGCTCAACCAGCTGATCGCCGACATGAAGGGCCAGCTGGCCAAGGCGAAGCAGCAGGTGGCCTCCGCCATCGCGGACGAGAAGAAGCTCCAGGCCGACGCCGAAGCCATGCGCAAGCAGGCCGAGGACTGGGAGCGTCGCGCCATGCTCGCCGTGCAGGAGGGCCGGGACGACCTCGCCAAGCAGGCGCTGCTGCGCTACAACGAGGCGATGCAGGGCGCCCAGCAGCTGCACGAGACCTGGGTCAAGCACAAGGCCGAGACCGAGAACCTCAAGGCCTCGCTGCGCGGCCTCAACGACAAGATCGAGGAAGCCAAGCGGAAGAAGAACATCCTCATCGCCCGGGCGCGCCGCGCGGAGGCCCAGCAGCGCATCCAGGAGACGATGTCGGGGATGTCCGACAAGTCCGCCTTCGAGTCGTTCGAGCGGATGACCGAGAAGATCGAGCAGCAGGAGCGCAAGGCCATCGCCGCGGCCGAGCTGCAGAACGAGTTCGAGGGCGACCAGCTGCTGCAGCAGTTCCAGGCGCTGGAGTACAAGGGCGCCCCGGACCAGCAGCTGCTCGAGCTCAAGGCCAAGATGGGGATGCTCGGCGCGGGCAGCGGCGGCCCCGCCAAGCAGCTCGGCAAGGGCGCCGGCGAGGCCGTCGAGGCGGAACTGGTCGACGACGAGGACGAGAAGAAGTAG
- a CDS encoding DUF1611 domain-containing protein, with amino-acid sequence MHGSRFLILADGEFGPLTSKTANSVIRYLPDRIAAVVDRVTAGQTVQQVLGFGGDIPVVGSMAEGLARQPDQVLIGIAPMGGKLPEEWRGWLLAALDAGCDLWSGLHTFLADDPALAARARERGRVIHDLRRPPAHLPVASGKAKEVEPFVILTVGTDCNVGKMTSQLQITKDLNARGLRTRFVATGQTGIMIEGWGLAVDAVVADFIAGAAEWLVLEGSTDADIVLVEGQGSLNHPGYSGVTCGLLHGSCPDALILCHQASREYIGDYREASWLRIPPLSEYVRLYETVAGFVHPTRTIGIALNTYDLSEADARAACDAAARETGLPCTDPVRFGPGPLVEAVVRARLAYVAGRKA; translated from the coding sequence ATGCACGGCTCCCGCTTCCTCATCCTGGCCGACGGCGAGTTCGGCCCGCTCACCTCCAAGACCGCCAACTCGGTGATCCGCTACCTCCCCGACCGGATCGCGGCGGTGGTGGACCGCGTCACGGCGGGCCAGACGGTGCAGCAGGTCCTCGGCTTCGGCGGTGACATCCCGGTGGTCGGTTCCATGGCGGAGGGCCTGGCCCGCCAGCCCGACCAGGTGCTCATCGGGATCGCGCCCATGGGGGGCAAACTGCCGGAGGAGTGGCGCGGGTGGCTGCTCGCCGCGCTGGACGCCGGCTGTGACCTCTGGAGCGGGCTGCACACCTTCCTGGCCGACGACCCCGCCCTGGCGGCGCGGGCACGCGAACGCGGGCGCGTCATCCACGACCTGCGGCGGCCCCCGGCGCACCTGCCGGTGGCCTCGGGCAAGGCCAAGGAGGTGGAGCCGTTCGTCATCCTGACCGTGGGCACCGACTGCAACGTCGGCAAGATGACCAGCCAGCTCCAGATCACGAAGGATCTCAATGCCCGGGGACTGCGCACCCGGTTCGTGGCCACCGGCCAGACCGGCATCATGATCGAGGGCTGGGGTCTCGCGGTCGACGCTGTGGTGGCCGACTTCATCGCCGGCGCGGCCGAGTGGCTGGTGCTCGAGGGGAGCACGGACGCGGATATCGTGCTGGTGGAGGGGCAGGGGAGCCTGAACCACCCCGGGTACTCCGGGGTGACCTGCGGGCTGCTGCACGGCTCCTGCCCCGACGCGCTGATCCTCTGCCACCAGGCCTCGCGCGAGTATATCGGGGACTACCGCGAGGCCTCGTGGCTCCGGATCCCGCCGCTCTCGGAGTACGTGCGCCTGTACGAGACCGTCGCCGGGTTCGTGCATCCCACCCGCACCATCGGGATCGCGCTCAATACCTACGACCTCTCCGAGGCTGACGCCCGCGCCGCCTGTGACGCGGCGGCACGGGAGACCGGCCTTCCCTGCACCGACCCGGTGCGCTTCGGCCCCGGGCCGCTGGTCGAGGCGGTGGTCCGGGCGCGCCTGGCCTACGTCGCGGGCCGGAAGGCCTGA
- a CDS encoding ABC transporter permease subunit, whose product MRTARKILGYQLRDIARNRWVLGYTGLLLLLTEALFQLGGDAGRVVLSLLNLVLILVPLVALVFGTLYLYSAREFIELLLAQPVGRGAMFAGLWAGLALPLSGALVAGVGLPFLLHLGDGAAPLRPALVLLGTGVLLTLAFTAIAFLIALWWEDRARGFGVALLTWLGCAVLYDGLVLLVVALFSRWPLETPLLVLTLLNPLDLGRVLLLLDFDVAALLGYTGAVFQRFLGTPLGMAVAVGALLLWTAVPLALGLRRFRRRDF is encoded by the coding sequence GTGAGGACCGCCCGCAAGATCCTCGGCTACCAGCTGCGCGACATCGCCAGGAACCGCTGGGTGCTCGGCTATACGGGGCTGCTGCTCCTGCTCACCGAGGCGCTGTTCCAGCTCGGGGGAGACGCCGGGCGCGTGGTGCTCTCCCTGCTCAACCTGGTGCTGATCCTGGTGCCGCTGGTGGCCCTGGTCTTCGGCACGCTCTACCTCTACTCGGCGCGGGAGTTCATCGAGCTGCTGCTGGCGCAGCCGGTGGGTCGGGGGGCGATGTTCGCGGGGCTGTGGGCCGGCCTGGCGCTCCCGCTGTCCGGGGCGCTGGTCGCCGGGGTGGGCCTGCCCTTCCTCCTGCACCTGGGGGACGGCGCGGCGCCGCTCCGGCCGGCGCTGGTCCTCCTCGGCACGGGGGTGCTGCTGACCCTGGCCTTCACGGCCATCGCGTTCCTGATCGCGCTCTGGTGGGAAGACCGGGCCCGCGGCTTCGGGGTGGCGCTCCTCACCTGGCTGGGCTGCGCGGTGCTGTATGACGGCCTGGTCCTGCTGGTGGTGGCGCTGTTCAGCCGCTGGCCGCTGGAGACGCCGCTGCTGGTCCTCACCCTGCTCAATCCGCTGGACCTCGGGCGGGTGCTGCTGCTGCTCGACTTCGACGTGGCGGCCCTGCTGGGCTACACCGGCGCCGTCTTCCAGCGCTTCCTGGGCACGCCGCTCGGGATGGCGGTGGCCGTCGGGGCGCTGCTGCTGTGGACCGCGGTGCCGCTCGCCCTGGGCCTCCGGCGCTTCCGGCGCCGCGACTTCTGA